In Zhaonella formicivorans, one DNA window encodes the following:
- a CDS encoding ExeA family protein, translated as MYRAFYSLSRKPFTKEIETKHLFPSKSFTELMARLNYLKDSRGIGVVVGEPGAGKTSVLRNFALSLNPSLYKVIYFPLSTGTVMDFYRGLCYGLGEEPTFRKVDLFKQIQEGVTSLFYEKKITPVFILDEMQLSDKTSLNDLSILFNFTMDSDNPFILVLAGLPYLLDRLALSHNQSLNQRIIMRYKVTPLDKEEVKNYILHHLELAGAKFEIFSPQAVEAIATRSRGWPRLINNLATNCLLYGCQKRLECIDEEAVIKSAQEAGL; from the coding sequence ATGTATAGAGCATTTTACTCTCTAAGCAGAAAACCATTTACCAAAGAAATTGAGACAAAGCACCTTTTTCCCTCTAAAAGCTTTACTGAATTAATGGCACGGCTTAATTACCTTAAAGATTCAAGGGGCATTGGGGTGGTAGTGGGTGAGCCTGGTGCCGGTAAAACTTCTGTCCTCAGAAACTTTGCTTTAAGCTTAAATCCCTCACTTTACAAAGTTATTTATTTTCCTTTGTCTACAGGTACGGTGATGGATTTTTACCGGGGACTGTGCTATGGGCTAGGTGAAGAACCTACCTTTAGAAAAGTTGATCTATTTAAGCAAATTCAAGAGGGAGTAACCAGCCTATTTTATGAAAAAAAGATAACTCCTGTATTTATTCTAGATGAAATGCAGTTATCTGACAAGACCTCTCTAAATGACTTAAGCATCCTGTTTAATTTTACAATGGATTCGGATAATCCGTTTATTTTGGTATTGGCGGGATTGCCTTATCTACTGGATCGTTTAGCTTTATCCCATAATCAGTCGTTAAATCAGCGTATTATCATGCGTTACAAGGTCACACCCTTAGATAAAGAAGAGGTGAAAAACTATATCTTACATCACCTGGAGTTAGCAGGTGCTAAATTTGAAATATTTTCTCCACAAGCAGTGGAGGCTATTGCCACCCGTTCTAGGGGATGGCCAAGACTCATCAACAATTTAGCTACTAACTGCCTGCTTTATGGGTGCCAGAAAAGACTTGAATGTATTGATGAAGAGGCGGTAATTAAATCTGCTCAGGAAGCAGGTCTTTAA
- a CDS encoding DUF5348 domain-containing protein: MLKQGKLLYSSQKDRWEIHGIDDEPFSLHCGECFEIKVGETFLPCRIEIDRDWVLYFANSMFYLHPASRYSVRGV, encoded by the coding sequence ATGCTAAAACAAGGTAAACTATTATACTCTAGCCAAAAGGACCGTTGGGAGATCCATGGAATAGACGACGAACCTTTCTCTCTACACTGTGGGGAATGCTTTGAGATTAAGGTTGGGGAAACATTCTTGCCTTGTCGTATTGAAATAGATAGGGATTGGGTATTGTACTTTGCTAACTCTATGTTTTATCTGCATCCGGCATCAAGGTACAGTGTAAGAGGGGTTTAG
- the cas2 gene encoding CRISPR-associated endonuclease Cas2 has product MFVILVYDVNVKRVNKVLKKARKYLNWVQNSVLEGEISDANYKKLKMELQKVINEEEDSCLFYTFRTTRYTNRESMGVKKGGEGVFI; this is encoded by the coding sequence ATGTTTGTAATCCTGGTGTATGATGTGAATGTTAAAAGAGTCAATAAAGTGCTGAAAAAAGCCAGAAAATACTTGAACTGGGTCCAAAATTCTGTACTGGAAGGAGAGATCAGCGATGCCAATTATAAAAAGCTAAAAATGGAGTTGCAAAAAGTAATCAATGAAGAAGAGGATTCCTGTCTTTTTTATACCTTTAGGACAACAAGGTATACCAATCGGGAGTCCATGGGAGTAAAAAAAGGCGGAGAAGGAGTTTTTATTTAG
- a CDS encoding DUF6431 domain-containing protein, with protein sequence MQILYDFKISMTKYIKLGIENHFPAFEVCPSCKAKVKLKRHGFYWRYIHLIKKAVKVPVCRYFCPSCCKTISLLPIFLLPYYQLPLRVIMKLIQCAASGKQVLLNLKRQHLQFIKKRFMNNLNWIEAFFRDKGYGGYIMQDKKEKAMKLMDLINTAATVETFSQRFHNHFLRAFMAQPNAN encoded by the coding sequence TTGCAAATACTTTACGACTTTAAAATCAGTATGACCAAATACATTAAACTAGGCATAGAGAATCATTTCCCGGCATTTGAAGTATGCCCTAGCTGCAAAGCTAAAGTAAAACTAAAAAGGCATGGCTTTTACTGGAGATATATACACCTCATAAAGAAGGCAGTAAAAGTACCGGTTTGCAGGTATTTCTGCCCCTCCTGCTGTAAAACTATTTCCCTGTTGCCGATCTTCCTATTACCCTACTATCAGCTACCTCTAAGAGTGATTATGAAATTAATCCAATGCGCTGCATCAGGTAAACAGGTTCTTCTAAACCTGAAACGCCAGCATCTACAGTTCATTAAAAAAAGATTTATGAATAACTTAAACTGGATAGAGGCCTTTTTTAGGGATAAGGGTTACGGCGGTTATATTATGCAGGATAAAAAAGAAAAAGCCATGAAGCTCATGGATTTGATTAACACTGCAGCCACAGTGGAAACCTTCAGCCAAAGGTTTCATAATCACTTCCTAAGAGCGTTCATGGCCCAACCAAATGCAAATTAA
- the tnpC gene encoding IS66 family transposase gives MSTQNNSALTIEELTITIQALEQQIAELNAKLKWYEEQFRLSRQKQYGSASEKTPAEQISLFNEAEDTASPQAKEETIETITYKRKKKQPGQKAEQLSELPEEIIEYRISEEEKVCPCCGGKLHEMSTQVRHELKVIPAQVSVVKHVQYIYACRQCEKENIKTPIIKAEMPKPLLPGTLASPSILAYIMDQKYTNSLPLYRQEQQLSRLGIELSRQTMANWILAAANPWLKIIYDRLHEKLLTREILHADETTLQVLKEPGRTAESKSYMWLYRTGKEEPPIVLYDYQTTRASKHADKFLQGFKGYLQTDGYSGYGKLNGVTIVGCWAHARRKFTEALKALPPEQKDKPVAAKVGLEYCNRLFAVERQLKEATAEERYQKRLEISKPILEEFYIWLKKQRQQTLPKSAFGQAINYCLNQWEELNHYLLDGRLEIDNNRAERSIKPFVIGRKNFLFSNTPRGAKSSAIIYSIVETAKENKLKPYNYLIHLFEKMPNLDLTDPEIVDSLLPWSETLPENVRMSSKDNNTGLKA, from the coding sequence AACAATTCCGCCTAAGTCGCCAAAAACAGTATGGAAGCGCCAGCGAAAAGACCCCGGCTGAACAAATCAGCCTGTTTAACGAAGCGGAAGATACAGCGAGTCCCCAAGCCAAAGAAGAAACCATAGAAACCATCACCTACAAGCGGAAGAAAAAACAGCCTGGACAAAAAGCAGAACAGCTCTCCGAACTGCCGGAAGAAATCATCGAATACAGGATTAGCGAAGAAGAAAAAGTCTGTCCTTGCTGTGGTGGCAAACTGCATGAAATGAGCACTCAGGTCAGGCATGAGCTTAAAGTTATCCCTGCCCAGGTATCAGTAGTAAAACATGTCCAGTACATCTATGCCTGCCGGCAGTGTGAAAAAGAAAACATCAAAACCCCGATCATAAAAGCTGAAATGCCAAAACCCCTGCTGCCGGGAACCTTAGCCTCTCCATCCATACTGGCCTACATAATGGATCAGAAATATACCAACAGCCTGCCGCTCTACCGCCAGGAACAACAGCTATCCCGTCTGGGAATAGAATTATCCAGGCAAACCATGGCCAACTGGATCTTGGCTGCTGCTAATCCCTGGCTAAAAATCATATATGACCGCCTGCATGAAAAACTCTTAACCAGAGAAATCCTGCACGCTGATGAAACAACCCTGCAGGTACTAAAAGAACCGGGGCGAACAGCAGAAAGCAAATCATACATGTGGCTCTACCGGACAGGAAAAGAAGAACCGCCCATAGTCCTTTATGATTATCAAACCACCAGGGCCAGCAAACATGCAGACAAATTTCTCCAGGGATTTAAAGGGTATCTGCAGACAGACGGCTACAGCGGATACGGCAAATTAAACGGAGTCACCATAGTCGGCTGCTGGGCCCATGCCAGAAGGAAATTCACCGAAGCATTAAAAGCCCTGCCGCCAGAGCAGAAAGACAAACCAGTAGCCGCCAAAGTGGGGCTTGAATACTGTAACCGGCTCTTTGCCGTAGAAAGGCAGTTAAAAGAAGCCACTGCCGAAGAACGATATCAAAAACGGCTGGAAATATCCAAGCCAATATTGGAAGAATTCTACATATGGCTTAAAAAACAAAGACAACAAACGCTGCCCAAAAGCGCATTTGGGCAGGCGATAAACTATTGCCTTAACCAATGGGAAGAACTCAATCATTATTTATTAGACGGTAGATTAGAAATAGACAACAACCGGGCGGAGCGCTCGATAAAACCCTTTGTGATTGGTCGAAAAAATTTTCTGTTTTCCAATACCCCTAGGGGAGCCAAAAGCAGTGCGATAATCTACAGCATAGTTGAGACCGCCAAAGAGAACAAACTGAAACCTTATAACTATCTGATACACCTGTTTGAAAAAATGCCAAACCTTGACCTTACAGATCCGGAAATAGTAGACAGCCTGCTGCCCTGGTCAGAAACATTGCCTGAAAATGTTAGGATGTCATCTAAGGATAATAATACTGGATTAAAGGCTTAA